A single window of Penaeus chinensis breed Huanghai No. 1 chromosome 9, ASM1920278v2, whole genome shotgun sequence DNA harbors:
- the LOC125029102 gene encoding uncharacterized protein LOC125029102 isoform X2, which yields MYSVGLALAAVLITCGPGNTNAQVSGTDGTNTTVANITNVNTSSSSTRTERGDSWILEVVMFMLLFIMWFIVPFMSWGFVIPATIIFRSIFVDLIGENMFVEVFGGTGGNGPLMLVEDAFKGVFS from the exons ATGTATTCAGTAGGACTTGCTTTGGCTGCAGTCCTGATCACATGTGGGCCAGGTAATACCAATGCTCAGGTCTCAGGCACCGATGGTACGAATACAACAGTCGCAAATATCACAAATGTCAACACTTCCTCCAGTAGTACAAGGACTGAGAGAG GTGATTCTTGGATATTGGAGGTGGTCATGTTCATGCTGCTTTTCATCATGTGGTTCATTGTGCCTTTCATGTCTTGGGGCTTTGTGATTCCTGCTACCATTATCTTTCGCAGTATCTTTGTGGATTTGATTGGGGAGAAT ATGTTCGTAGAAGTTTTCGGTGGAACTGGAGGTAATGGTCCCCTAATGCTTGTAGAAGATGCCTTCAAGGGGGTCTTCTCATAA
- the LOC125029102 gene encoding uncharacterized protein LOC125029102 isoform X1, whose protein sequence is MSRRQMYSVGLALAAVLITCGPGNTNAQVSGTDGTNTTVANITNVNTSSSSTRTERGDSWILEVVMFMLLFIMWFIVPFMSWGFVIPATIIFRSIFVDLIGENMFVEVFGGTGGNGPLMLVEDAFKGVFS, encoded by the exons ACAGATGTATTCAGTAGGACTTGCTTTGGCTGCAGTCCTGATCACATGTGGGCCAGGTAATACCAATGCTCAGGTCTCAGGCACCGATGGTACGAATACAACAGTCGCAAATATCACAAATGTCAACACTTCCTCCAGTAGTACAAGGACTGAGAGAG GTGATTCTTGGATATTGGAGGTGGTCATGTTCATGCTGCTTTTCATCATGTGGTTCATTGTGCCTTTCATGTCTTGGGGCTTTGTGATTCCTGCTACCATTATCTTTCGCAGTATCTTTGTGGATTTGATTGGGGAGAAT ATGTTCGTAGAAGTTTTCGGTGGAACTGGAGGTAATGGTCCCCTAATGCTTGTAGAAGATGCCTTCAAGGGGGTCTTCTCATAA